GCGATGCCTCTGGCCCTCTCCCGAAGTATCCGGAATCTGTGTGATGGTGTTGTTTATCTAATTAATCTACCTACCCTGTATAGCTTCGGTGTCAATGGAACAACCGGAACCAGCCTGAACCAACCAAAAGAAAGCGCCCGCTGGGAGGGCGTTGTTTCGCTTTCATCTGGAACGTGGTGAATTTTTGCGGAACGATTTCGTTTTCTGGTTATCGTTCGTTTTGGGTCAAATTACGTGTCAACGGTCAGAGGCTGGTGTGGATGATCCGCACAACTTTACCGATAATTTTGTCGATCCGATCACCGGTGATGATTGCCTGTTGTGGGTCGAGGAATTCAGGGTTGCTGCTGTCAAGAATATTGCCGGGGCGCAGGCGCTTGCAGACGTATCCATCGCCTATCAGGCGCGCGACTACGGCGCTGTTGATCTCGCCCTCTAGACGCCGATCTACGATTACCAGGTCGTCCTTGTATATAGGGTGCGTTCCACCAGCCATAGAATCGCCCACGATGCGGAAAGCGAGCAACTCGCGTCCAGTGGCAAATTCGCGCTCAACATAGGTGTAACCGTCAAGCTTGAAGTTCTGGTCGGGGCCAGCGCCAGCGTGGCCAGCGATGGCGATAGGAACTTGAGTGACTTCTGCGGATAGAGGAACGTCTGCGCCTGGGGCTTCAGGGTCAATGAGATACAGCAGCTCGTGCGTGGGGCGTTCCAGGACCGTTGCGAGCCTAACAAGAGTGTCGAGGCTTGGCTTCATCCAAGCGCCGTTGATTGTCGAGCGCCCGCGCACTAGGTCATAGATGGTGGTGCGCCCGATTCCGACGATGTCAGCGAACTCTCTAACGTTCTCCACGTTGTGCTTTCTCATGTATTCAACAATCAGACCGTTGATCGGTCCGCGCATCTCTGCTGCTTTATTTTTTGCCCCGCGCCGCGTCATGCAAAAAGCATACAGAAAATCCACATACGTGTGTTGATAAATCCGCTTACGCGGATTATGCTGAATGTAAGGAGACAAGATGCTTGGAGAGAAGATTGACCGGCGCAGGCGTGAGCTGAAGCTTTCGCAGAAGCAATTGGCCGACAGAAGCGGGCTTTCTCCGCAATACGTCAACATGTTGATCCATAATCAGCGAGGACAGCGTATTGGAATTGATGCGGCTTACCGACTGGCGAAAGCCCTGCGGGTAAGCCAAAAATTTTTCTCAAGTGAATCCTCTTATGCGGATTCTATGTCCAGGAAAGCGGCCAGGTGAGTGTACTGAGTCCTCACTACTCGAAATCCAGAAAGGTCTGGCTACTCAACATGGCGGAATGTCAGAAGGTTTTTGGCAAGTCGAAACCCACGGTTGAACGTCGATTGGCGCTTCTGCGTAAAGAAGGCCGCCCTGCCTACAGCGAGATGGTCGTTGAACGGCATACAGCAGGGGCAACTCGCGCGAATTACTACGACCCGTCCACCCTGGGCTGGGACATTTCCAGGGCCATGTTGAGCGGGGTGACAGGTGATGGTGTGAGCAGCCTCGCACCATCACCTCACACCATCATCCAGACCTCGCACCATCACGCCCTATTAAGCCCGCCTGACACAGCAAAAGTACCCACAACACTTCAGAGCAGCGATGATCTCGCACCATCACTCGAAATGATGGTCCGAGACTCTCGGACCATCACGGGCCAGTCCAATCAAGTTTCATCTGCGCCGCTGTCGTCTACCGATCTGGATGAAGCAACCGATCTGCGCGAGTCACTTATGCCTGCGCTGACCAAACGCCCAGGCAGCCCTGAGCGTCGTGAGGCTATCGAGCAAATTGCCGCTAGCCAGGACGTCAGTTCGCGGACCATCCGACGTTGGATCAGTGCATTTGAGAGCATGGGCATGGTCGGTCTGGCCCGCGCAGCACGCAAATTACCCCGCATGGACAAAGGGGCGCATCGGCTTCCGCACGAGCTGGTGCAGGTGGTTCAGTCCACGTTGATCAGCAATCCGCCTGGAACGAGTATCCGGAAGATCCACGACATCGTGACGCGCGGAGTGCCAGAGTTGGCACTGGTGCCGCGCAAGAGCGGACGAGTGATCGAACTGTCGGTCGCCACGGTGCGTCGAGTACGTCAGGAAATGCTGGATGACCCCACGTTGCGACTGCTGTTTGCCGACGCCGACGCCCGCAAGGAGTACATCCGCACGTACAGCGGCCAGGTCATGGCGGCGCATGGCAATGACATGTGGCAGATGGACATGACCAGGTGCGACATCATGGTCTACGATCCCGACAAAGACGCCATTTACCGCCCGCGTGTGCAGGCTGTCATTGACGTGTACAGCGGCTGCATCATGGGCATTTCGTTCTCGCGCCGTGAGGATCAGGACCAGGCTGATCTGGTGTTGGCCCGCTCACTCATGCGGAAATACGGCGCATTGGACGCCCACTGGCCCATGCGCGGCGTGGCGCGGCGGCTGTACATCGACAACGGGAAAACGTACAAGAGCGCGCACTTTCACCGGATCGTGTCTGGCATCGGAATGGAGATTATTCATTCCAGGCCGCTGGTTTCCCACACGCGCGGCAAGGTGGAACGGTTTTTCGGAACGCTGCACCAGGTAGAACGTGCCCTGGTCGGTTACTGCGGTGAGAACGCTGCCAAGCGCAGCAATCATGAGCTGAACCGCCTGTACAGGAACACCCTGGCCTGGGCACGTGAAGGGCGCAACGTCGCACGGCACGAGCGGCTGCTGACGCTGGCCGAATACCAGGAAGTAATTCTTAAATGGCTTGTCACCGACTATCACCAGACAGTGGTGCACGGCCTGACCCGCCTTCAGCACTTCGTCCAGACCGCCCCCGCCTCTACCCTGATCGACCTCGATCTCTACGACCTGAGCTTGCTGTTTGCTCGCTGGGAGCCGCGCACGGTGCGGTCGGACGGCACCGTGCTGATCGACAAGGTGGCCTGGACCACTCCGAACGGACGACTCGCGCAATACCAGCGCATGAAGGTCGTGGTGATGACCGAGGCATTTGCCCTGGGCGATCCGCGCAGATTGGCGGCCTACGAGGATCGCAGTGGCCGGTTTCAAATGCTGGGACCGATTGCCCCCGCGCCCACCGCCGCAGACTCGCTGGAAGCCGCTGCCCAGCGCCGCGCTAACCGCGCAGCCACCAAAGAGCAGTTGGCCGAGGCCGACGGCCTGCGCCGCGAGCTGTTCAATCCTGCGGCCACTTACGAGGCCCACCTGAACCGGGGCATGGAGGACGTGATTGTCCAACCTGCGCCGCTGCCCGCACCCCGTGCTCGCCTTGCCGCTTTGCAACCCGAGGCTGCCCCACAACCCGATCTGGACGGCTTTGGGGACTTCCTTAAACCCGCCGAAGACATGGATGAGCTGTTGCGGCGCATCCGGGAGGACAACTGATGAAACCTGCCAAGAACGCTGAGCTACAAGCCGATATCGAACCGGTCATCGACTTGAAGCTGGTCCCCGTCGAAACGCCCGCACCGGCCCCCACGGTGTACAGCACGCCCGCCGTGCGGCTGGTGCTGAGCCGCATTGATTACGCCGTGAAAATTCACAGCCCGCTGTGCGTGATCTCTGGTGAGCACGGAGGGGGGAAATCCACGGCGGCCAAGCTGTACGCCCAAAGCAACCCTCGCGCCCTGTACTGGGAGGTTCCCCCCGAATACGACGCCCGTGAAGTCGTGGCAGACCTGTGCCAGCGCCTGCGAATCAGCGCGGGCGAGGCGTGGCGAGTGCGAACCAGCGTGCTGATCCAGCACCTGAAACAGCAATCCTTCGTGATCCTGCTGGATGAGTCTCAGCGCCTGAACTACCGCGCGATGGATGTGCTGAAGTACATCGCGGACCAGAGCCAGACCACGGTGGTCATGTTGGGCAGCCCGTGGCTGGACCGGATGGTGGACCGTCACAGCGACATTGCCAGCCGTGCGTGGGTGCGCGGGCGGGTGCAGCCCATTGAGTTGACGGATCTGGCTGGCCTGCTGGGCAGCCAGGGGTACAACCCCAAAACGTTGGCCGCTGTTCATGGCGCGACGGGCGGCGTGATGCGCCGGATCATGGCCCTGCTCGATCACCTGGACGAGGGCCTGAAGCGCGCCCCCGACATGACCCGTGCCGATCTGACGCCAGAGCATGTCCGCAAGGTGGCCAGCGAGGTGCTGTCGTGAGCGCCGAGAAGAAGAGTCGGGGCAACCGCCGTCCCAGCGGTGTGGGCAGCAACAGCCAGCGCTTCGCTGTGGTTCAGATGCCAGACGGAGGCGAAGCCAAGGTGCCAGCGGCTAAGGACGCCGCCACCTACATCTGCGAGGCCACCCCCAAAGGTGATTGGCCAAAACAGGCGCTCATCGTGCTGCTTTACGACGCCGTGTGGCTGAACGAAGGCAGCGTGTTTGAGGTTGAGGAGATGCGGCCTGGGCGCGGCATGGGCGTCCTGAAAACCTTGCGCGTGATCGTGGCCCGTGCCCGCGTCCAGTTGCACGAGGGGCGCTACGGACAGATGCAGCGCTGGGTGCTGTGTGAGGAGGTTGCTGGCGAAGACGAGGCGGGCGGCATGGGCATTCCCGACCTGGAGGTCAACTGATGGACACTCGCCTGCCTGCACTTCGCAACCGCGCACACCCGCCCCAGGACCGTGCCCTGGCTGGAAAGAACGGCGACCAGACCACGCCGGAGGGCCGCGCCGCTGGCCTGTTGCTGCACCCGGTGCGGCGCTGGGCACTCCAGTTCGTGCGCGAGCACGGGCAGCTGACCACCCACGATCTGACCCGCGAGTTCCCGTACATCTTGCCCACCCGTGCAAATCACCCCCTCCGAATGCTGCTGAACAGCGGGGCACTGGTGATCCGCGAGCGGCGCGGCGGCAACGGCCTGGGGCACACCTACCTGCCCGGTGACTACGACGACCTGCGGGCGCTGCGCGACTACCTGAACACCATCCTCGACACCCCGGAGGTGCCGCATGAAACCCACGGTTGATGACCTGCGCCAGCTGCTGGACCTGCCCGAACAGATCGCCGCGCAGGAACGGCAGATCAACGGCATGAAGTCCGACAAGGCCAAGCGTGCGCGTGAACTGGAGGCGCTGGAGGCCCGTCACCGCATTCGCATCAGCAAGGAGGGCGGCTACACCAACGCCGAGGACCGCAAGGCCGCGCTGACCATCGCCCTGGAAGACGACCTCAAATACGCCGGAATCACCGACCGTTTGGACCAGCTGAACGGCACCATCCGCGCCGCCGAGGCCCAGCGCGATCTCCTGCGCCGTAAGCGGGCCGGACTCCAGGTTCAGGCGGGCCTGCACATCGTGGGCCGGCTGGACGAGCTGGTCAAAGACAAGGACATCGTGGCCGCCGTGGGCGGGAAGTGGCTGGCATGAGTGGCCAGACCGTGCGCGACGTGATGCTCACCAATTCGAGCACGCACGTGCGCCTGTGGTGCGACGACGACGGCGTGTGGGTGGCCCTGCCGGAATCCGGCCCCTACCCCGGCCCCGATGACGTGGGCATTGAGATCGACCAGCTTCCTGCCGCCGAGGGGGCCACGCCGGAGGAGGCGCTGGCCACCCTGCTGAACTCGCCCTCTCGTCTGCCCCTGGAGGTTCCCCCATGCTGATCACCCTGACTCTGGCCACGATTGCCCTCGGCGGAATGCTCCTGCAGGGCGTGGTCAAGACCGAGGCCATCTCCTACCCCGCTTGGCAAAACGGTGATGTGCTGAGCCGCCAGAGGAGCGAGGTGGACCACGTGCACGCCTGCGATTACAGACCCGGCGAGCTGCTGGCCCTGGCCGACGACCTGCGCCGGATCGTGCGCGAGGGCACTGGCACGGGCGAAGTGGTGGACAAGGCCCTGGCCAAGAAGCTGAGCGAGGCGCAGCTGCTGGAGGAGTTGGCAGACCGGCGCTACATCGAGCGACGGCTGGAAGTCGAACGGCTGAACCACGCGCGGAACACGAAGACGGTGCGCGCGGTGTACCGGGTGGCTGGAGTGGCGGCGTGAGTGCCTTCGGCGTGACCGTTCTGGAGCGTCAGCAGGAAGGCAAGAAGATCCTGCTGGCCTATCGCGCATCGGGCCGCCCGATTAGCGCCAAGGTGTGCGAGGACATTGGCGAGGATCACGGCTTCTACGATCCACGCACGGAGCCGACGCTGACTCTTGGGGCATACGTCGGTGCACGAATCATCCGCGAGGGCTTCACAGGCGAGCTGTGCGAACACCGCTGGGACATGGTGGCCCACTTCAGCCGCAACCCCTACGGCTACGTGCGGACCTGCGGCAAGTGCGGGATCACGACCATGGAGTCGCACAAGAAGCGCTCCAACACAGGCACCTATACCTACGGCGAGTGGGAGCTGCGCGAACACATCTGGCGCAAGTGGATGAACCTCGGCCCCGTTCCTGGTTCGCTGGTGGCCCAGCCGCATCACGGGAAGGGCGAGGAGGCCGATCCCCGCCAGGAGCATGGCGGCACTTCGACGGAAACCCTTGACGAGCGCCTGAAAAGCCTTCGCCCTGGCCTGCCCTGCTGCGGCGAGTACGGTGCCTGCACGGGTGGTTCTGGTTGCTGGGCCGATGAGCCCGACAACATCCCGGAGGGCTTGTAATGACCCTCCTTCACACTTTTGAGCCTGAATTTAGGTGCGACCCCGACAAGGCCCGCGACCTGGGCGAGCGCTACCACCTGGGTCATCCAGCCGAGTACGTGGTCATGCCCACCGGCACCGTGCACCTGCGTCAGGCGGGCAGCCGCCGCACCATCTGCGGCACCCTGATTCCTCTGGACGGCCAGAAGCTGCCCCGCTACACCACCACGGGCGACTGCACCTGCATCCGTTGCGGCCAAGTGATCGAGAAGGCCCTAGACCGCGCCTATGGCGTCAAGAGGGCGAAATGAACAGCGATCCGCAGAGCGTGCGCGATGTGAAAGCGCGGGCCAGAGCCATACACGATGAGCTGAAGCGCCAGGGGCATGCCGATGTCGCCTACGGCAACTGCCTCCACCAGGTGGCCGTGCAGGATGGTTACCGCAACTGGCACACCTACAGCGCGAAACTTCGGGCCGACGCGGGCCTGTCGAAAGTGAAGCGCACCGCATGACCTCGCGCACTCAGGAGATCCGCGCCGTCTGCATTACCGCCGAACTGCTGGCCGCTACCGAATCGTTTGAACAGACTGGCTGCGCGTTCGGCCTGGTCAGCAACGCCTACATCCGGGCCATGGGCAAGTACCCGCATGCCGAGACCTTCGACTACAAGGGCATGGCGTTCGAGCTGGCCCCGTTCCCGCGCGTGGTGCTGGTCCTGTCCCACGCGGCCAAGCCAGTCGGCCCTGGCGGGAGCAACAGCCTGCGCCCCTTCGCGGAACTGCTGGTGACTCATGCCGTCCAGAAGGTGCGGCTGATCTCGGACGGCCCCTACCGGGCGTGGCTGGAGGTGTCCCTGGACGGCCAACGCTGGCGCAGGCTCCGGCGCGAAGGCGATCCCCCTGCTCGTGAGCCGCCGCCGACCACCGTGATCGAGCCCCGGATTCCCGCCCCTCGCCCGGACCTGGAGGTTGACCTGTGACCCTCGATCTGACACCCCGCGTGACCGCGCCGTCCTTCAGCGCCAACCCGCTGGAGTACTACCACTGGCACCTGAAGAACCACCCCGAGATGTACGCCGGATTCCGCACGCTGGCCGATCAGTACCGTGCCGTGGACCCCACGCGCCGGGTGAGCGCCGACATGGTGTGCCACGTGCTGCGCTACCACTCTGGCCTGCGGGCCGACGATGACCAGTTCGTCGTCAACAACAACATGACGCCCCTGTATGCCCGCCTGTACAAGCACGAGCGCGAGGACGCAACCATCGAAACCCGCACCAGCCAGCTGGATGCCCTCACCGATGACGAATGGGCCGCGCTGCTGGCGCTGCTGCCCGAGGAGGAACGCCGTGGATATTGAAACGACCTTACAGACTGGTGGACAGATCGCGTATGAGGGCTACCGTCGCTCGACGGGTGGACGCACCTACGATGGACGTATTGCGCCTTTGTGGAAAGAGCTGCCCATGTCCATCCAGCACGCCTGGCAGACGGCTGCGGAATGCGTGCTGCGCGATGCATTGGCCGGGGTGATCGAGTCCCTCCGGGAAGTTCACGCGGAGATGGGGCTGTGAGCTCTCCCGACATCTGCCGCCAGTGCCACCAGGAACCCACCCGTCTGCGCTGTGGCTGCTGTGGCAAGAGGCTGTGCCGGTCCTGTGCGGTCAGCACGGGCGAGGGCGAGCTGTGCCCGGAGTGCCACAGCGACATGACGCACTTCCTGGCCGACGTGGAGGTGACCCATGCTCCCGAAGTACCCCACGACGGGGAAATCCACATTCCGAGGGCCGGGTGAAGCCCAGCGCGAGAGCCTGCGCTACGCCCCGCGCCGGAGTGGCTGCCACCCGCCGTGGCGGGCCTACCTCTGCCCCCACTGCAACCTCTGGCACGCCACTCGGCGGCCCAAGGTCTCCGACATCATTCGACGCCAGCGCGTCCGCCGCTGGAAGCAAGGAAAACATGACCAAACCGATTAGACCCACCCTACCTACCCTGGCCCTCGACTACGACGCCGGAATACTGACCAACACCATGACCGGCGAGTACGGGGAAGCCGTGTACGGCGTGGTCCTGGCCTTCCGTGAGGATCGCGCCCTGTGGCCCACCATTGGTGAGCTGCCCCGGCTGCCCATCTGCGTGAATGGCAGCGAGTTCGGCCCGTGTCTGTGCGCCTTTGCCGACTGGGGCAAGGACGGCACGCCGCCCGACTGCACTGAGGAGCTGACGCTGCTCTTGTGGATGGACGACGGGGCGCAGGTGATGACCCTGACGGCCCGCCGCTCGCAGGTGAAGACGCTGACCCGCTACCTAGATACGAAAGCCATGCTGGGCGGCATCCTGCACGATCAGTACGTGACCATTCGCATGACCCCTGAAGGTGCGGGGCATCGACTGACGCTGCTACCAGGAGAACTGGTGGACAGGGAGGCGCAGGCACGGCTGGCTGGCGTGGCGGAGCGTGCCGTGGCGAGCGGGGCATTCGGGGCGCTGTCGTGAGCGGTGAGTTCCCCACTGCGGCAGAAGCGCGGGCAGCCCTGAACTCCAGCGAGAACGTAGCGACCAGGACAGAACTCATGACCCTTAAAACCGCCATTTCCAAAGCGATTGAGCAGGGCAAGGAGTCCATCACCGTGATGAGCATGGCGACGGGCGTCAGGATGTATCTCGAAGAGCGTGGGTACAAAATCACCCATATGAACGCTTACCAGTACAGTAATGATCAGCGCGACACTGATTACTGGACGATATCGTGGTGAGCGGGGTGCTGCTGCGCGTGGCCGATCTGGCCCGTGAACCGGAGTTCCACCTGGACGAGCTGCTGGAGGTTCTGGCCCAAGTGCCCGATGGCTACCTCACCGAACGCGCTGAGGTTTGGTCTGGCGAGACGAAGGAACCCGGCTGGGAACTGGAAGCGGACAGCTACGAGATCGGCGTCGACCCGAATTATCGCTGTGGCTGGTCAGAGAATGGCGACGGCAAGGTGCTCACGGCCATCACGAGCCGATTGCAAGAAACGAGCGGCCTCCTGGTCCTCGTCACGGCTCAGGTCATGCAGACGCCGCCTCCTGGGCCGGTGCACATCAAGCCGTACATGCAGGCGGTATGGAACGCCGCCGTCACGCTGGGCCAGGGAATGCCGCTGGGGTGCGCGTGCGATCTCTTTGAGAACCCACGTGCAGGCAGTCAGGGGCTCGGCCAGAACGACGGCCCCGGCGTGGCCACGCTGCTGGCCTACCTGCGGGCCTGGGGGGTGCTGGAATGAGGCGCGTTGCGCTCGGCCCTGCCCAGGCCCAGGTGCTGCTGGCCTGCACATTGGAAGGTGATCGACAGGCAGTGATCGCCAAACGGACCAAAGGCATATCGGGAGACAACGTGGGCCAGATCCTGGCGAGACTCTGGGGCCGCAACCTGGTCCGCGAGCTGGAGCCAGGTATCTGGGCGCTGGAGCAGGGGCCAGAAGTCGAGGCAGCGCTGGATCAGGCGCACGCGCTGGTCCGGGGGGAGGGGCAGTGAAGCGCCGCACCCGCCTCCGCAAGATGGGCCTGCCTGCCGATCCCAAGCCAGTGCCCCGGAAAACCGAACCGAGCTTTTACGACTTGGCTGTGAGCGCCGTCAAAGAGCTTGAGAAAACTGGCCTGCCCAACAGTTGGGCCAACAACCTTGATTTCTTGGAGGATTGCCGACGCTATGGCGTGTCCCACACCGTTAACTGCATGAGACTTCACGGCTTACTTCCGAGCCGACTGAAGGACATGCTGGGGTCCCCATGGCTCTGATTGACCGCGTGCGCCTGGTGCTCGCCACGGACCCCGACGCGCCGTTGTCTCGCGTGTGCTGGTGCGTGGGCGACAGCAGGCCGGAGATGGTGGCCACCCTGATGCGGATGGTGATCCTGAGTGGGTTGCGTGGTAGCGTAGCGGCAACCCACACAGCCTTGAAACCGCGTCACAGCACTGTGAACGCCGTCCCCTGCTCAACCGCTAGCCTGCCAGCATCAAAACGTGTGCGGGGGAGTGTCTAGCTGTGGCTGGCCTGCCCTGCGACACCTGCCAGGAAGAGAGCATCGTCATCCCATCTGGAGTGATTCTTCAGGACGAGGGCGGCGCGACGGCGTATAGGAGGTACAGGGTATGCATCAACCCGAAATGCGAACGGTACTGCCAGCGCCGCGAGACTCTGGAGCAGTACCTGCCGGAGACCGGCGAGCGGGTGATGCTGGACACCCGGCAACTGCGGGAGTATCTGCCCCAGGCACCGCCCGACGCAAACAGATCACCGGGACTTTTCGACAGCTTCTGGGACACGAAGGAAGGTTAAAAGCGCAGGAGGGGGAGGCCGAAACGCCTTCCCCTCCTGCTGTCGATCTGCGCCGCGACTGGGGGGTCCATCTGGGCCAGCGCCTGCGCGTGGCCAACTGGACGCCGGGGCAGGTGGATCTGGTGGGCGCGATGGAATGCCGTACCCCAGACCCGCTATATGTGCTCAGCATTGGCGGGCGCTATCAAGTAGACGACCGCGCGGTGCGACGGGTGCGGCAGGGCCTGTCGCACCACCAGCAGGCCGCAATGGCGCTGTACCAGGAGCGCGAGGACGATTTCGTGAAATGCAAGGACGAGGACGGGCGGGTCTATTACAAGGCCCGCGCACCTCAGATGCGAGATGACGAGGCCGACGCTTACCGGGCGCTGTGGCGTGCGCTGTGGGACGCCGGGGCCGTGCGTTGCCTGGAAGGCCGA
The genomic region above belongs to Deinococcus humi and contains:
- a CDS encoding LexA family protein, giving the protein MTRRGAKNKAAEMRGPINGLIVEYMRKHNVENVREFADIVGIGRTTIYDLVRGRSTINGAWMKPSLDTLVRLATVLERPTHELLYLIDPEAPGADVPLSAEVTQVPIAIAGHAGAGPDQNFKLDGYTYVEREFATGRELLAFRIVGDSMAGGTHPIYKDDLVIVDRRLEGEINSAVVARLIGDGYVCKRLRPGNILDSSNPEFLDPQQAIITGDRIDKIIGKVVRIIHTSL
- a CDS encoding glyoxalase superfamily protein, whose amino-acid sequence is MNSDPQSVRDVKARARAIHDELKRQGHADVAYGNCLHQVAVQDGYRNWHTYSAKLRADAGLSKVKRTA
- a CDS encoding helix-turn-helix domain-containing protein, coding for MLGEKIDRRRRELKLSQKQLADRSGLSPQYVNMLIHNQRGQRIGIDAAYRLAKALRVSQKFFSSESSYADSMSRKAAR
- a CDS encoding DDE-type integrase/transposase/recombinase produces the protein MMVRDSRTITGQSNQVSSAPLSSTDLDEATDLRESLMPALTKRPGSPERREAIEQIAASQDVSSRTIRRWISAFESMGMVGLARAARKLPRMDKGAHRLPHELVQVVQSTLISNPPGTSIRKIHDIVTRGVPELALVPRKSGRVIELSVATVRRVRQEMLDDPTLRLLFADADARKEYIRTYSGQVMAAHGNDMWQMDMTRCDIMVYDPDKDAIYRPRVQAVIDVYSGCIMGISFSRREDQDQADLVLARSLMRKYGALDAHWPMRGVARRLYIDNGKTYKSAHFHRIVSGIGMEIIHSRPLVSHTRGKVERFFGTLHQVERALVGYCGENAAKRSNHELNRLYRNTLAWAREGRNVARHERLLTLAEYQEVILKWLVTDYHQTVVHGLTRLQHFVQTAPASTLIDLDLYDLSLLFARWEPRTVRSDGTVLIDKVAWTTPNGRLAQYQRMKVVVMTEAFALGDPRRLAAYEDRSGRFQMLGPIAPAPTAADSLEAAAQRRANRAATKEQLAEADGLRRELFNPAATYEAHLNRGMEDVIVQPAPLPAPRARLAALQPEAAPQPDLDGFGDFLKPAEDMDELLRRIREDN
- a CDS encoding AAA family ATPase, translating into MKPAKNAELQADIEPVIDLKLVPVETPAPAPTVYSTPAVRLVLSRIDYAVKIHSPLCVISGEHGGGKSTAAKLYAQSNPRALYWEVPPEYDAREVVADLCQRLRISAGEAWRVRTSVLIQHLKQQSFVILLDESQRLNYRAMDVLKYIADQSQTTVVMLGSPWLDRMVDRHSDIASRAWVRGRVQPIELTDLAGLLGSQGYNPKTLAAVHGATGGVMRRIMALLDHLDEGLKRAPDMTRADLTPEHVRKVASEVLS